A DNA window from Halorubrum sp. DM2 contains the following coding sequences:
- a CDS encoding TraM recognition domain-containing protein encodes MFESIFGGGDDEDENTEYVNEKHLGTLYQKIERTAETVESRKLSIDHRDELSGHVANLLTTVDELTHNDESPVWTHPDQNPTTDHIADDLRDLKDFITLDRLPKSTTRSQIQAIQRDLVQIENAISEMPEFGYAYEERDRRTEYGAEIQSIGIPDHVDPDELDAGESGKEVYAAGESRKVLEDLPRNYDDVPLFVGKGTRNGRDASIEKDHLFRHRAIFGVTDYGKSTLLTNDARQLIESGAGLCYIDPKGDDARRLMEVMPEHRLDDVVWIEPGATGDYLSGFNFISLNMDPDEDGYNAALASLVEDLKQMLAANDDYWGPRMDRVAQSIITGMNQYNAMTPDDAPEMNFVDMYYVLKSEASRHEFTARLKKAGMRFITPHMETVAEMPEDDLEPLLGRFLPWIQNPVARRMIGFRSGGVSIPDAIDNDKIIIVRMGSEPRQLKQMLGMSVIRRIWSHIRGRATTSEHERSPFYLFCDEFDNLALADETIPSMISESRSYRLAMTLANQYPDQLPQKVIDAITTNCDTIMSFNPGDKKSARTYCTQLGLDPEDLTEEVNYHYWMRTTISENMERSEAFRVYAHPPFPPVRDVDAREEAIDASLQEVGRERRSDEEVYQNLLFNEGQGRWETGIGQKMAMVEDKDEKLFYARELQNAVPGPENPGIGGGTSGDATAASTTPMSGGEGSGSAGETPGAFGASTADDAESVVERHLDTVLESIFAARLRAGKQADQYVPVDDAKDELVARLEDATIDSLSELSNIYERVNSSYAETEREGGESVIRLTPEGRGVVLQQDTGSAGSGGGDDHRWILGQCYVAFTQIGYVSWLPEQEGEEMPDGVAEAPIDVTDVDEDQSRSEMLDAIDERREQLREEYPGVWNFAGADDVSIEAETSTIKYPFQTFTNLRKAMEKGEKCVFAVKDGSANHGSFTYWGERAEKVIYETEGQRQNTEVVSDEIAFRKSPGKDGNLRYYNDGGGDYRVGDEKVAVRERREEDDEGNGTMSMIWYRDTDTGEVVAAVGDKEPAPDGEIARFDGPEAAHEGDKNAVPAYYEYDQSEGEYVVYHDGEKLYYPSKEELEANWVTFRGPFIPEARFPEWPDHEDFEIIIFPDGDNDEYDQPQLYHRGECTPLFDHLGVESVDDVDAGEIEGPGEVEDATADEPADEEETAGDGEPDESGESPAESGSSGDTPASDAPAVEGFEEAPTPARIASDDRVDLTVEEITATAEGEYTPPTQQKTVLLTIVNSLAADPDYMATTPDEVADLIVLPEEVDEGGTTEEATTGESDESAEATATGEASSEADERGEEGERAPDENDETIGMSPENPGLSHPGYNTAPTPTEIAKDDRLELTPEEIAAIARGERDMTVDEAVILQSILKRLAKGTPEYPTEEIPGEIVIPVDGVGAYATDEEAAGEPADESSRDEGTDSGITPEEAAEIVEEQGEVTYKTEPTPVNISSHPDVSVSPGLLRAARDGDATLSREQEGTLRAALTDFSVGEEPPIGLDADPVKEIVTNGSSESSEVGEANDSPDTQPEPNTDRTKATGEASPAAENNSDAKPNPEEIDMDDEAWDSLIDAELSDSESSPETFGGAPAEGHEQQGTGPTEQDPNTDSSTDDSEASTGERSGRSEPNLSDVLNSEQNEDDESSAD; translated from the coding sequence ATGTTTGAAAGCATATTCGGCGGCGGCGACGATGAGGACGAGAACACCGAATACGTGAACGAGAAGCATCTGGGAACACTCTACCAGAAAATCGAGAGGACAGCGGAGACCGTCGAGAGCCGGAAGCTCAGTATCGATCACCGCGATGAGCTCTCCGGCCACGTCGCAAACTTGCTCACTACGGTCGATGAGCTGACCCACAACGACGAGTCACCGGTGTGGACCCACCCAGACCAGAATCCAACGACAGACCACATCGCGGACGACCTACGCGACCTCAAGGACTTCATCACCCTCGATCGACTCCCGAAAAGCACCACCAGAAGTCAGATACAGGCCATCCAACGGGACCTCGTTCAGATCGAGAACGCGATCAGCGAGATGCCCGAGTTTGGCTACGCATACGAGGAACGCGATCGCCGGACCGAGTACGGCGCGGAGATACAGTCTATCGGCATCCCAGATCACGTCGATCCCGACGAACTCGATGCGGGAGAGAGTGGGAAAGAGGTCTACGCCGCCGGCGAGTCGCGGAAAGTCCTTGAGGACCTCCCCCGGAACTACGACGACGTGCCCCTATTCGTCGGGAAGGGGACGCGAAACGGTCGCGACGCGTCGATCGAGAAGGACCACCTGTTCCGCCACCGCGCGATCTTTGGCGTCACCGACTACGGGAAGTCCACGCTACTGACGAACGACGCTCGCCAGCTCATCGAGTCCGGTGCTGGACTCTGCTATATCGACCCGAAGGGCGACGACGCTCGCCGGCTCATGGAGGTCATGCCCGAACACCGGCTGGACGACGTCGTGTGGATTGAGCCGGGGGCGACGGGCGACTACCTCTCTGGGTTCAACTTTATCTCACTCAACATGGACCCCGATGAGGACGGGTACAACGCCGCGCTCGCGTCGCTCGTCGAGGACCTGAAGCAGATGCTCGCTGCGAACGACGACTACTGGGGGCCACGGATGGACCGAGTAGCTCAGTCGATCATCACGGGGATGAACCAGTACAACGCCATGACCCCCGACGATGCCCCCGAGATGAACTTCGTGGATATGTACTACGTCCTCAAGTCGGAGGCCTCTCGCCACGAGTTTACCGCCCGACTGAAAAAGGCCGGGATGCGGTTCATTACGCCGCACATGGAGACGGTCGCAGAGATGCCCGAGGACGATCTGGAGCCGCTACTCGGACGGTTCCTCCCGTGGATCCAGAACCCCGTCGCCCGCCGGATGATCGGCTTCCGCTCGGGTGGAGTGTCCATCCCCGATGCGATCGACAACGACAAGATCATCATCGTGCGGATGGGGTCAGAGCCGAGACAACTCAAGCAGATGCTCGGTATGTCGGTCATCCGGCGGATCTGGTCTCATATCCGCGGCCGGGCAACCACCTCCGAACACGAGCGGTCGCCCTTCTACCTGTTCTGCGACGAGTTCGACAACCTCGCGCTCGCCGACGAAACGATCCCGTCGATGATCTCCGAGAGCCGGTCGTACCGGCTCGCCATGACGCTCGCCAACCAGTACCCGGACCAGCTCCCCCAAAAGGTCATCGACGCGATCACGACCAACTGCGATACGATCATGTCGTTCAACCCGGGCGACAAGAAATCCGCCCGGACCTACTGTACGCAGTTGGGGCTTGACCCCGAGGATCTGACCGAGGAAGTCAACTACCACTACTGGATGCGGACGACGATCTCCGAGAACATGGAGCGGTCCGAGGCGTTCCGTGTGTACGCTCATCCTCCGTTCCCGCCCGTCCGTGACGTGGATGCCCGCGAGGAAGCGATCGATGCGAGCCTTCAGGAAGTCGGTCGCGAACGGCGGTCCGACGAGGAAGTGTACCAGAACCTTCTGTTCAACGAGGGACAGGGCCGGTGGGAGACCGGTATCGGGCAGAAAATGGCGATGGTCGAGGACAAGGATGAAAAGCTGTTCTACGCCCGTGAACTCCAAAACGCCGTCCCGGGGCCGGAGAACCCGGGGATAGGCGGCGGCACGAGCGGAGACGCGACCGCGGCGTCGACGACGCCCATGTCCGGCGGCGAGGGCAGCGGGAGCGCCGGCGAGACCCCCGGAGCGTTCGGGGCATCGACGGCAGACGACGCCGAGAGCGTCGTCGAGCGCCATCTCGATACGGTCTTGGAGTCCATCTTCGCGGCACGGCTCCGCGCGGGCAAGCAGGCCGACCAGTATGTCCCCGTCGACGACGCGAAAGACGAGCTCGTTGCTCGCCTTGAGGATGCGACGATTGACAGCCTCTCCGAACTGTCGAACATCTACGAGCGGGTCAACAGCAGCTACGCCGAGACAGAGCGCGAGGGCGGCGAGTCGGTCATCCGGCTCACACCCGAGGGTCGTGGGGTCGTTCTCCAACAGGACACAGGGAGTGCCGGCTCCGGCGGCGGCGACGACCACCGGTGGATTCTCGGCCAATGCTACGTCGCGTTCACGCAGATCGGCTACGTGTCGTGGCTCCCCGAACAGGAAGGCGAGGAGATGCCGGACGGCGTCGCAGAAGCGCCGATCGACGTAACCGACGTGGATGAAGACCAGTCGCGCTCGGAGATGCTGGACGCGATCGACGAACGTCGCGAGCAGCTTCGCGAGGAGTACCCCGGCGTGTGGAACTTCGCCGGCGCGGACGACGTATCGATCGAGGCGGAAACGTCGACGATCAAGTACCCCTTCCAGACGTTCACCAACCTCCGGAAAGCGATGGAGAAGGGCGAAAAGTGCGTGTTCGCGGTGAAAGACGGGAGCGCCAACCACGGCAGTTTCACCTACTGGGGCGAGCGCGCCGAGAAGGTCATCTACGAGACAGAAGGGCAGCGACAGAACACCGAGGTCGTCAGCGACGAGATTGCCTTCCGCAAATCACCCGGTAAAGACGGGAATCTCCGGTACTACAACGACGGTGGAGGCGACTACCGTGTCGGTGACGAGAAGGTCGCTGTTCGCGAGCGACGCGAAGAAGACGACGAGGGGAACGGAACGATGAGCATGATCTGGTATCGTGACACCGATACCGGAGAGGTCGTGGCCGCGGTCGGAGACAAAGAGCCGGCACCTGACGGGGAGATAGCCCGGTTTGACGGCCCGGAGGCCGCACATGAGGGTGACAAAAACGCCGTCCCAGCCTACTACGAGTACGACCAGAGCGAGGGCGAGTACGTCGTCTACCACGACGGCGAGAAGCTATACTACCCGAGCAAAGAGGAGCTTGAGGCGAACTGGGTCACGTTCAGAGGGCCGTTCATTCCCGAAGCCCGCTTCCCGGAGTGGCCCGACCACGAGGACTTCGAGATCATCATCTTCCCGGACGGGGACAACGACGAATACGACCAGCCGCAACTCTACCACCGCGGCGAGTGTACCCCGCTGTTCGACCACCTTGGCGTCGAGTCTGTCGACGACGTCGACGCCGGCGAGATCGAAGGCCCCGGCGAGGTCGAGGACGCGACCGCTGACGAGCCTGCGGATGAGGAAGAAACGGCGGGCGACGGTGAACCCGACGAAAGCGGCGAGAGCCCGGCGGAGAGCGGGTCGAGTGGCGACACCCCCGCCAGCGACGCCCCGGCAGTTGAAGGCTTCGAGGAAGCGCCCACACCGGCGCGTATCGCGAGCGACGATCGAGTCGACCTTACCGTCGAGGAGATCACCGCCACCGCAGAGGGCGAATACACGCCGCCCACGCAGCAGAAGACTGTTCTCCTGACGATCGTGAACTCTCTCGCCGCCGACCCCGATTACATGGCGACAACGCCCGACGAGGTGGCCGACCTAATCGTGCTTCCCGAGGAAGTCGACGAGGGAGGCACAACCGAAGAAGCGACAACCGGTGAGAGTGACGAGTCGGCCGAGGCCACGGCAACGGGTGAGGCGTCATCCGAAGCCGACGAGCGCGGCGAGGAAGGCGAGAGAGCGCCCGATGAGAACGACGAGACGATCGGTATGTCCCCAGAGAACCCCGGCCTCTCGCACCCGGGATACAACACGGCACCGACACCGACAGAGATCGCGAAGGACGACCGATTAGAGCTCACGCCCGAGGAGATCGCGGCGATCGCCCGGGGTGAACGGGACATGACCGTCGACGAGGCCGTGATCCTCCAATCGATCCTCAAGCGGCTCGCAAAGGGGACCCCCGAGTACCCCACTGAGGAGATTCCCGGGGAGATCGTCATCCCCGTCGACGGTGTCGGCGCGTACGCGACTGACGAGGAGGCGGCTGGTGAACCGGCAGATGAGTCTTCCCGCGACGAAGGGACTGACAGCGGGATTACGCCGGAGGAGGCCGCGGAGATCGTCGAGGAGCAGGGGGAAGTGACCTACAAGACAGAGCCGACGCCCGTGAACATATCGTCCCACCCAGACGTGTCCGTATCACCCGGGCTTCTCCGGGCCGCGAGAGACGGAGATGCGACCCTCTCACGCGAACAGGAGGGAACCCTGCGAGCGGCACTTACCGACTTCTCAGTAGGCGAGGAGCCACCTATCGGATTGGACGCTGACCCCGTCAAGGAGATCGTCACCAACGGGTCAAGCGAATCCAGCGAAGTCGGCGAGGCCAACGATTCACCCGATACCCAGCCCGAGCCCAACACGGACCGGACAAAGGCTACGGGTGAGGCCTCTCCGGCAGCAGAGAACAACTCAGACGCAAAACCGAATCCAGAGGAAATCGACATGGATGATGAAGCGTGGGACAGCCTGATAGATGCGGAGTTGTCCGACTCCGAGAGCTCCCCAGAAACATTCGGAGGAGCACCCGCAGAAGGCCACGAGCAACAGGGGACTGGTCCTACCGAACAGGATCCCAATACAGACAGCAGCACCGACGATAGCGAGGCATCCACCGGTGAGCGATCGGGCCGGTCAGAGCCCAACTTGAGTGACGTACTCAATAGCGAACAGAACGAGGACGACGAGAGCAGCGCCGACTAA
- a CDS encoding exodeoxyribonuclease VII small subunit, whose product MNEGDIDIADTIARLEEIAETLEEGDVGLTTAKELREEADTHLEALRSALDVGDGDIIEIEEGQRQTSIED is encoded by the coding sequence ATGAACGAGGGAGACATCGATATCGCGGACACGATTGCCCGACTCGAGGAAATTGCTGAGACCCTCGAAGAGGGAGATGTCGGGCTCACGACCGCCAAGGAACTTCGGGAAGAGGCTGATACACATCTCGAAGCGCTTCGGAGTGCCCTGGATGTTGGAGATGGAGACATCATCGAGATCGAAGAAGGACAGAGGCAGACCAGTATCGAGGACTGA
- the xseA gene encoding exodeoxyribonuclease VII large subunit — MAVDDDSGADQLDPDESAWSVSRLNDEIANTLEDAASRFPTYVVGEVSEVTAKPYGTFFKLNDVDGSETIQCIAWSSFRDQFADSITADEEVIVRADVDFYTDGGRTQLNVKDYWAVGDSERAQELEALRAALEAEGLFDADRKQALPEYPSNIGVVTSLTGSAREDFQEAAHTRARGVTITIFGATVQGANAAPSLVSAVRRANADPDIDLIVVTRGGGADDTLWCFNEEPVVRAIADCNTPTIVAVGHEDDSTLAEDVADRVAITPTDAGIAATPDMAGVRERVQTVEQRVGRAYQTVVADQLTTLERRLETAMTGLEQASETRRAKIQRAADLEQRIETAYTTLTATRLTEVDDQIDSGLQEIAHAAETEALTTQAARDRVAGLEARVDQAYTTNVRQETTALEQRIESAYQDIESEADVQKAKQEAQRLRIVILLLVVLLVIAAAAWALGIV, encoded by the coding sequence ATGGCCGTCGATGACGATAGCGGAGCAGATCAACTCGATCCAGACGAGTCCGCGTGGTCGGTCTCTCGGCTCAACGACGAGATCGCGAACACACTCGAAGATGCTGCCAGCCGGTTCCCCACGTACGTCGTCGGTGAGGTGTCCGAAGTAACCGCGAAGCCGTATGGAACGTTCTTCAAACTCAATGACGTCGACGGCTCCGAGACGATCCAGTGTATCGCGTGGTCATCGTTTCGAGACCAATTTGCCGACAGCATCACAGCGGACGAGGAGGTCATTGTCCGGGCTGATGTCGACTTTTACACTGATGGCGGCCGCACCCAACTCAACGTCAAAGACTACTGGGCAGTGGGTGATTCCGAGCGTGCCCAAGAGCTAGAGGCACTGCGAGCGGCACTCGAGGCTGAGGGCCTATTCGATGCTGACCGAAAGCAGGCGCTCCCCGAATACCCATCGAACATCGGCGTCGTGACCTCACTGACGGGATCGGCGCGAGAAGATTTCCAAGAGGCAGCACACACTCGGGCCCGAGGAGTGACGATCACCATCTTTGGAGCAACCGTCCAAGGGGCAAACGCAGCCCCATCGCTCGTCAGCGCGGTGCGGCGCGCAAACGCTGACCCCGATATTGACTTGATTGTCGTCACCCGTGGCGGTGGCGCTGACGACACGCTGTGGTGTTTCAACGAGGAACCAGTCGTGCGAGCGATTGCTGACTGTAACACCCCAACGATCGTCGCTGTCGGCCACGAAGACGACTCCACTCTCGCCGAGGATGTCGCCGATCGAGTAGCAATCACACCTACAGACGCCGGGATTGCGGCGACCCCAGACATGGCGGGCGTCCGTGAGCGAGTCCAGACAGTTGAACAACGCGTCGGGCGAGCGTACCAGACTGTTGTCGCCGATCAACTCACCACGCTTGAGCGGCGTCTCGAGACGGCCATGACGGGACTCGAGCAGGCGTCGGAAACACGCCGCGCAAAAATTCAACGCGCAGCCGACCTCGAACAGCGGATCGAGACCGCCTACACGACACTCACCGCAACCCGCCTCACCGAAGTCGATGATCAAATCGACAGTGGGCTCCAAGAGATAGCACACGCCGCAGAAACAGAGGCACTCACGACCCAAGCCGCGAGAGACCGAGTTGCTGGACTCGAAGCCCGTGTTGACCAAGCATATACGACCAACGTTCGCCAGGAAACCACTGCGCTTGAGCAGCGAATTGAGAGTGCCTATCAGGACATCGAATCGGAGGCCGATGTCCAGAAAGCAAAACAAGAAGCACAGCGGCTTCGGATCGTTATCCTTCTCCTCGTGGTCCTACTGGTGATCGCCGCTGCTGCGTGGGCACTCGGAATCGTGTGA
- a CDS encoding serine hydrolase domain-containing protein, which produces MPALSETDREQLRAEFDRQLDVGLHHGSQLAVYVDGELVVDFAGGTTAPEGEATTPETRHLIFSCTKPYAGVGLHQLVEEGEADYDDQVIDHWPEFADPGTTKAEITIRHVLSHTAGIPYGEFDDQAEDWGDWDAVVEAMEAIEPVFEPSEQPAYHTFNYGWLVGELIRRLSGQPVDEYVAEHVFDPLEMEQTSIGLDADEEDDVATLAGFEMYDRCRDPGEGLGIPAAESAAAFNDEAVRRAVIPAANGISTARDMARFYACLANGGTLDGIRLLDEDTVAHATQTHAETESDGTLSRPARYGLGVWTGGLANDMFGSLSRERMFGHAGLGSIFGWGDPELNVGFAYVTNGIREESWEHAARVSGLSDAVRLALCE; this is translated from the coding sequence ATGCCAGCACTGTCCGAGACAGATCGCGAGCAGCTTCGTGCTGAATTTGACCGCCAACTCGACGTCGGACTCCATCACGGGAGCCAACTCGCAGTCTACGTCGACGGCGAGCTTGTGGTTGATTTCGCCGGTGGGACGACAGCCCCCGAAGGCGAAGCGACAACCCCTGAGACGCGCCATCTCATCTTCTCGTGTACAAAACCCTATGCCGGCGTCGGGCTCCACCAACTCGTCGAAGAGGGCGAAGCCGACTACGACGACCAAGTTATCGACCACTGGCCAGAATTCGCTGACCCCGGCACCACAAAAGCCGAGATCACGATCAGACACGTCCTCAGCCACACGGCCGGAATCCCCTACGGCGAGTTCGACGACCAAGCCGAAGACTGGGGCGACTGGGACGCCGTGGTGGAAGCAATGGAGGCAATCGAGCCAGTGTTTGAACCAAGTGAGCAGCCGGCCTATCACACGTTCAACTACGGCTGGCTCGTTGGCGAGCTCATCCGCCGGCTTAGCGGCCAACCAGTCGACGAGTACGTCGCCGAACACGTATTCGATCCACTCGAAATGGAGCAGACATCGATCGGGCTCGACGCCGACGAAGAAGACGACGTCGCCACCCTCGCCGGCTTCGAGATGTACGACCGGTGCCGAGATCCCGGAGAGGGGCTGGGCATCCCGGCAGCCGAGTCAGCGGCTGCCTTCAACGACGAGGCCGTCCGTCGGGCCGTGATTCCAGCTGCTAACGGAATCAGCACCGCCCGAGACATGGCGCGGTTTTACGCGTGCCTCGCAAACGGTGGGACGCTTGACGGCATCAGACTCCTCGACGAGGACACTGTCGCCCACGCAACGCAGACCCACGCGGAAACAGAGTCGGACGGTACCCTCTCCCGGCCGGCCCGCTACGGACTCGGCGTCTGGACCGGCGGCCTCGCAAACGACATGTTTGGATCGCTCAGCCGCGAGCGGATGTTCGGCCACGCCGGACTCGGCAGCATCTTTGGGTGGGGTGACCCAGAGCTGAACGTCGGCTTTGCGTATGTCACCAACGGGATTCGCGAAGAATCCTGGGAACACGCTGCCCGGGTTAGTGGGTTATCCGACGCGGTCCGGCTTGCGTTGTGTGAGTAA
- a CDS encoding AbrB/MazE/SpoVT family DNA-binding domain-containing protein: MEENTDPQSQDKEAVVVSEDGQTQIPKRIREKLGIKAPGRIIFCETESGDVVVEAVRSPSEMRGFAAEKEASTDKSATKLLHEFRERSQSNNLD; the protein is encoded by the coding sequence ATGGAAGAGAACACAGATCCACAGAGCCAAGACAAGGAGGCCGTAGTAGTCTCTGAAGACGGCCAAACACAGATTCCTAAACGAATCCGTGAGAAGTTGGGCATCAAGGCTCCCGGGCGGATCATATTCTGTGAGACAGAATCGGGTGATGTAGTGGTCGAAGCCGTCCGTTCACCAAGTGAGATGAGAGGATTCGCCGCAGAAAAGGAGGCGTCAACCGACAAATCTGCTACCAAACTCCTTCATGAGTTCCGTGAACGCAGCCAGAGCAACAACCTCGACTAA
- a CDS encoding winged helix-turn-helix domain-containing protein, whose product MDSTSRGVETWKEHTTAFERVQSVTQTLDQPRTVSYIATEAAVAESTARRHLKRLVEINIVQSVAGESATRYEPDPLYSRFQAVRELIENESYEELVELKTDIQQRIEEFAKDSSANSPSDLRAQAATTETAATTRHVRDRANEWETLRHRISIVNTALDAYQRYPDRAGANHSEDPIDTREND is encoded by the coding sequence ATGGACAGTACGAGTCGGGGTGTTGAGACATGGAAAGAACACACGACCGCCTTCGAGCGAGTTCAGTCGGTGACACAAACGCTCGATCAACCCCGAACGGTATCGTACATCGCGACAGAGGCTGCGGTCGCAGAATCCACTGCCCGTAGACATCTCAAGCGCCTTGTCGAAATAAATATCGTTCAGTCGGTGGCTGGCGAGAGCGCGACACGGTACGAGCCAGATCCGCTGTATTCCCGATTCCAAGCAGTTCGAGAACTCATCGAAAACGAGAGCTACGAGGAGCTGGTCGAACTGAAGACAGACATACAACAGCGAATCGAAGAGTTCGCCAAAGACAGTTCAGCAAACTCACCCAGCGACCTCCGAGCGCAGGCTGCGACCACTGAGACAGCAGCGACAACTCGGCACGTCAGAGACCGAGCTAATGAGTGGGAAACACTCCGCCACCGGATTTCGATCGTGAATACCGCACTCGACGCGTATCAACGCTACCCAGACAGGGCCGGAGCAAACCACTCTGAGGATCCCATCGATACGCGTGAAAATGATTAG
- a CDS encoding VOC family protein, protein MDHVTVAGRDLDRLTEAFSAAGLPVEYGGHHSNGVTHMAIVGFPDGSYIELISKHTTNTHSPWWNNAIDNNTGPCAWAIGVDDIERTTVTLRDRGVTANGPTAYEREREDGTLVEWDLTSLEGSDPGTRLPFLIEDRTPRKRRVQPTGDLATSPIRGVNTVVIGVPDLATAVDAFTTAFDTHEPTRTTSADLHANIASFPDLPVVLAEPTGDGWLAERVSRIGTSPAAYLIGYERDANHGFENLTTESIADRSVEWLPVTHPVGHRYFGLVVTDE, encoded by the coding sequence ATCGACCACGTAACCGTCGCAGGCCGTGATCTCGACCGTCTCACTGAGGCGTTCTCGGCAGCCGGACTCCCCGTTGAATATGGCGGTCACCACTCGAATGGGGTCACTCATATGGCGATTGTCGGCTTCCCAGATGGCAGCTATATCGAGCTCATCTCGAAACACACCACCAACACTCACTCGCCGTGGTGGAACAATGCGATTGATAACAACACCGGCCCGTGTGCGTGGGCTATCGGCGTCGACGATATCGAGAGAACGACCGTAACGCTTCGCGATCGTGGCGTTACCGCCAATGGTCCCACAGCCTACGAGCGAGAGCGTGAAGACGGAACACTCGTTGAGTGGGATCTCACGTCACTTGAAGGCAGTGACCCCGGGACTCGCCTCCCATTTCTGATCGAAGACCGTACGCCACGGAAACGGCGCGTTCAGCCCACAGGTGACCTTGCTACGTCGCCAATACGGGGAGTCAACACAGTAGTCATCGGTGTACCGGACTTGGCGACCGCGGTTGATGCGTTCACGACTGCCTTCGACACCCACGAACCAACGCGAACCACAAGCGCTGATCTCCACGCTAACATCGCATCTTTCCCTGACCTGCCGGTGGTGCTTGCGGAGCCTACCGGGGACGGGTGGCTTGCTGAACGGGTTTCCCGGATCGGTACATCGCCGGCCGCATATCTTATCGGATATGAACGCGACGCCAACCACGGATTTGAGAATCTCACTACAGAGTCAATCGCCGATCGGTCAGTTGAGTGGCTCCCAGTAACCCATCCTGTCGGCCACCGGTATTTCGGGTTGGTTGTAACGGACGAGTAA